A DNA window from Providencia huaxiensis contains the following coding sequences:
- the sufD gene encoding Fe-S cluster assembly protein SufD, with protein MAGLLTNSERAQKRAEVAKLNEQAMSRFSELFEQRHGANSQHAKTHWEMAKQVGLPAFRHEDWHYTPLNTVLEAQYRFSDSDIEAKECEALALPIDAYRLVLIDGRYSSALSSIDMGPFQVSLLDNQDLLPSPVNSEIFLHLTESLAVQPLVVYLAANKIAEKPLYLLNISTGSNDKQATNISQYRYHLTLDANSKAQVIEHYVSLNDQMHMTGSRLTVEVGDNADFSHFKLNVENGQSQHFAHNDIVIGRDSRVKSTSFLLGALLTRNHTSARLDGENTEFELNSILLPKGNEIADTRTYLEHNNSYCNSRQLHKVIAMDSSKAVFNGMIKVAPNALKTDGQMTNNTLLLGEKAEIDTKPQLEIYADDVKCGHGATVGRIDDEQLFYLRSRGIEGKAAKHMIIIAFAAELTESIESEELKHAVMANIRQRLAEV; from the coding sequence AGCACAAAAACGTGCAGAAGTTGCGAAGCTTAATGAGCAAGCAATGTCACGTTTTTCTGAATTATTTGAACAACGACACGGTGCGAACTCCCAACATGCTAAAACGCATTGGGAAATGGCAAAACAAGTTGGCTTACCTGCGTTCCGCCATGAAGATTGGCACTATACACCACTAAATACGGTACTTGAGGCTCAGTATCGTTTTAGCGATAGTGATATTGAAGCAAAAGAGTGTGAAGCATTGGCTCTGCCAATTGACGCATATCGCCTTGTTTTAATTGATGGGCGTTATAGTTCAGCACTAAGCTCCATTGATATGGGGCCATTCCAAGTGTCTTTGCTTGATAACCAAGACTTGCTGCCTTCGCCTGTAAATAGTGAGATTTTCTTGCATTTAACAGAAAGCTTGGCGGTACAACCGTTAGTTGTTTATCTTGCAGCAAATAAAATAGCAGAGAAACCATTGTATTTGCTGAATATCTCCACGGGTAGCAACGATAAGCAGGCCACGAATATTAGCCAGTATCGCTACCATTTAACGTTAGATGCAAATAGCAAAGCCCAAGTCATTGAGCATTATGTTAGTTTGAATGACCAAATGCACATGACTGGCAGCCGTTTAACAGTTGAAGTCGGTGATAACGCAGACTTTAGTCACTTTAAGTTAAATGTTGAAAATGGTCAGTCTCAGCATTTTGCTCACAATGATATTGTTATTGGTCGCGATAGCCGTGTGAAAAGTACGAGTTTTTTACTTGGCGCATTATTAACGCGTAACCATACAAGTGCTCGCCTTGATGGTGAAAATACTGAGTTTGAACTTAACAGTATATTGCTGCCTAAAGGCAATGAAATTGCAGATACGCGTACGTATTTAGAGCACAATAATAGCTACTGCAATAGTCGCCAATTACATAAAGTCATTGCAATGGATAGCAGTAAAGCTGTCTTTAATGGCATGATTAAAGTGGCACCGAACGCATTAAAAACGGATGGCCAAATGACTAACAACACATTGTTGTTAGGTGAAAAAGCAGAAATTGATACCAAGCCTCAGCTTGAGATTTATGCTGATGACGTAAAGTGTGGTCACGGTGCAACAGTCGGTCGTATTGATGACGAACAGTTGTTCTATCTGCGTTCAAGAGGAATTGAGGGGAAAGCAGCAAAACATATGATTATTATTGCATTTGCTGCAGAACTTACAGAATCTATTGAATCGGAAGAATTAAAACACGCTGTGATGGCAAACATCCGCCAGCGCTTAGCGGAGGTTTAA
- the sufS gene encoding cysteine desulfurase SufS has product MPFNVASVRQDFPALFQSVNNHPLVYLDSAASAQKPLQVIEKESEFTLHQYAAVHRGIHTLSANATTMMEEVRQKAAAFIHAASNEEIVFVKGTTEGINLVANSFGRKYFHEGDNIVITEMEHHANIVPWYMLAEEIGFEIRVIPISDDGRLQLDILNDVIDSRTRLLSFTHISNVLGTVNPVQEIIKQARAIAASKGSEITVLVDGAQGAMHQQVDVQALDCDFYVFSGHKLYGPTGIGILYGKKAILDMMPPWEGGGAMIRQVSLTKGITFADAPWRFEAGTPNVSAIIGLGAAFDYLNALNLSDVFAHEAEVMAYASKKLQEIPSIILYGNDQREGVLAFNLGQHHAYDVGSFLDRYGIAIRTGHHCALPLMEHYQVPAMCRASVGIYTTKEEVDSLFNALQRIKKLLG; this is encoded by the coding sequence ATGCCATTCAATGTCGCATCAGTCAGGCAGGATTTTCCTGCCTTATTTCAGTCAGTCAATAATCATCCGCTGGTCTATTTAGATAGCGCAGCAAGTGCGCAAAAGCCTTTGCAAGTTATTGAAAAAGAAAGTGAGTTTACACTACATCAATATGCCGCGGTTCACCGCGGTATACATACTCTTAGTGCAAACGCGACGACAATGATGGAAGAAGTTCGTCAAAAAGCAGCGGCTTTTATTCATGCCGCTTCAAATGAAGAAATCGTGTTTGTCAAAGGTACGACGGAAGGCATTAACCTTGTTGCAAACAGTTTTGGCCGGAAGTATTTCCATGAAGGGGACAATATTGTCATCACTGAAATGGAACACCATGCGAATATTGTACCTTGGTATATGTTAGCTGAGGAAATTGGCTTTGAAATCCGTGTTATCCCAATTTCCGATGATGGTAGGCTGCAATTAGATATATTAAATGATGTCATTGATTCACGTACGCGATTGCTGAGTTTTACACATATCTCTAATGTATTGGGAACAGTTAATCCCGTACAGGAGATAATCAAGCAGGCACGAGCAATTGCTGCCTCAAAAGGCAGTGAAATCACGGTATTGGTCGATGGTGCGCAAGGTGCAATGCATCAGCAGGTTGATGTGCAAGCCTTAGACTGTGATTTCTATGTGTTTTCAGGTCACAAGTTATATGGCCCGACAGGTATTGGTATCCTTTACGGTAAAAAAGCTATTTTGGATATGATGCCACCATGGGAAGGCGGTGGGGCGATGATCCGCCAAGTTAGCCTGACCAAAGGGATCACTTTTGCTGATGCACCATGGCGCTTTGAAGCAGGAACACCGAATGTAAGCGCAATTATTGGTTTAGGGGCGGCATTCGATTATTTAAATGCACTAAATTTATCTGATGTATTTGCTCATGAAGCTGAAGTGATGGCTTATGCGTCTAAGAAATTACAAGAAATACCTTCAATTATATTATATGGCAATGACCAACGGGAAGGTGTTCTGGCCTTCAATCTAGGCCAGCACCATGCTTATGATGTGGGGTCTTTTCTTGATAGGTATGGCATTGCAATCCGTACTGGGCATCACTGTGCTTTACCATTAATGGAACATTACCAAGTGCCCGCTATGTGCCGTGCTTCTGTGGGGATATACACGACTAAGGAAGAAGTTGATTCCTTATTCAATGCGTTACAGCGCATCAAAAAATTGTTAGGCTAA
- the sufE gene encoding cysteine desulfuration protein SufE, with the protein MPALPDENKLLRNFSRCQDWEERYLYMIELGGRLPELSAVQRSDNNLIAGCQSQVWIDMQKQADGTVTFAGDSDAAIVKGLVAIVIILFQGKTAQQILALDVKSFFEQLALEQHLTPSRTQGLNAMIRTILSRAAQFV; encoded by the coding sequence ATGCCCGCATTACCCGATGAAAATAAGTTATTACGTAATTTCTCTCGCTGCCAAGACTGGGAAGAACGCTATCTTTATATGATAGAACTAGGAGGGCGTTTACCTGAACTCTCTGCGGTGCAAAGAAGCGATAATAATTTAATCGCCGGTTGCCAAAGCCAAGTGTGGATTGATATGCAAAAACAAGCAGACGGTACCGTTACGTTTGCCGGTGACAGCGACGCTGCGATCGTTAAAGGGTTAGTTGCTATTGTGATCATTCTTTTTCAAGGTAAAACTGCCCAACAAATATTAGCACTGGATGTTAAGTCATTTTTTGAGCAATTAGCATTGGAGCAGCATTTAACACCTTCACGTACTCAAGGCTTAAATGCAATGATCCGTACGATTTTATCGCGCGCGGCACAGTTCGTGTGA
- a CDS encoding L,D-transpeptidase family protein, with protein MKRVLTVASLFVMSALLAPAQAKEYPLPDSNTRLIGENYTYIVPNDGRPLEAIASDHQIGLLGMLEANPGTDPYLPEAGKELIIPAQMLLPSTPRTGIVINLAELRLYYYPANSEEVIVYPIGIGQLGRDTPEMVTSVSQSIKDPTWTPTANIRKNYAKEGITLPAVVPAGPENPMGLYALRLAHGRGEYLIHGTNADFGIGMRVSSGCIRLRPDDIEALFKTVPKGTRVQVIDQPIKYSKETDGSYYIEVHQPLSRTNSDDPQTMPIKLSDDFKRFLENEGVDKALVEKELARRSGMPVRVNNDQGNSIPESETQHQGLVPIEPFSISQPEPIYDGKVGALLPAKYRSSVVTQ; from the coding sequence ATGAAAAGAGTTTTGACGGTGGCAAGTTTGTTTGTCATGAGCGCCTTATTAGCGCCAGCTCAAGCAAAAGAATACCCATTACCTGACAGTAACACTCGTCTTATCGGGGAAAATTACACGTATATCGTCCCCAATGATGGGCGGCCGTTGGAGGCCATTGCCAGTGATCACCAAATTGGCCTACTTGGTATGCTTGAGGCAAATCCAGGAACAGACCCGTATCTTCCCGAAGCGGGTAAAGAACTTATCATTCCAGCACAAATGCTATTACCGTCGACACCAAGAACGGGAATTGTGATTAATCTGGCTGAGCTACGTTTATATTACTACCCAGCGAACAGTGAAGAAGTGATTGTATATCCTATTGGTATTGGCCAATTAGGTCGCGATACACCTGAAATGGTGACCTCAGTAAGCCAGTCAATAAAAGACCCTACATGGACACCCACGGCAAATATTCGTAAAAATTATGCGAAAGAAGGTATAACGCTTCCTGCTGTCGTTCCCGCTGGCCCTGAAAACCCAATGGGCTTATATGCATTACGTCTAGCACATGGGCGTGGTGAATATCTGATCCATGGTACTAATGCGGATTTTGGGATTGGTATGCGAGTGAGCTCTGGTTGCATTCGTTTGCGTCCTGATGATATTGAAGCCTTATTTAAGACGGTACCAAAAGGAACTCGTGTTCAAGTTATTGATCAGCCCATAAAATACTCCAAAGAAACGGATGGTAGTTATTACATTGAAGTACATCAGCCATTGTCACGGACAAACAGTGATGATCCTCAAACCATGCCAATCAAGCTATCTGACGATTTCAAGCGTTTTCTAGAGAATGAAGGGGTTGATAAGGCATTAGTAGAAAAAGAGCTAGCAAGGCGTTCTGGTATGCCTGTGCGTGTGAATAATGATCAGGGCAACAGTATTCCTGAAAGTGAAACACAACATCAAGGTTTAGTGCCTATTGAGCCGTTCTCTATTTCACAGCCTGAACCTATCTATGATGGTAAAGTTGGTGCTTTGTTACCTGCGAAATACCGTTCTTCTGTTGTAACTCAATAA
- a CDS encoding major outer membrane lipoprotein, translating into MIRTKIVLGSIVLASALLAGCSNSTEVQKLSSDVQTLNGKVDQLSNDVQSLRSDVQTAQEEAARANQRLDNQVRTYKK; encoded by the coding sequence ATGATTCGTACTAAAATTGTACTGGGCTCTATCGTATTAGCTTCAGCATTACTAGCGGGTTGTTCTAACAGCACTGAAGTGCAAAAACTCTCTTCAGACGTGCAAACTCTGAATGGTAAAGTTGATCAACTGAGCAACGACGTTCAGTCTCTGCGTTCTGACGTACAGACAGCTCAAGAAGAAGCAGCGCGCGCTAACCAGCGTTTAGATAACCAAGTTCGTACTTACAAAAAATAA
- the pykF gene encoding pyruvate kinase PykF — MKKTKIVCTIGPKTESEEKLTQLLDAGMNVMRLNFSHGDYEEHGQRIKNLRSVCAKTGKQAAILLDTKGPEIRTMKLEGGNDVSLVAGQTFTFTTDTSVVGNKDKVAVTYAGLTSDLKVGNTVLVDDGLIGMKVTNVTATEVVCEVLNNGDLGEKKGVNLPGVSIGLPALAEKDKEDLVFGCEQGVDFVAASFIRKRSDVEEIRAHLKKHGGENIQIISKIENQEGLNNFDEILEASDGIMVARGDLGVEIPVDEVIFAQKMMIEKCVAARKVVITATQMLDSMIKNPRPTRAEAGDVANAILDGTDAVMLSGESAKGKYPVEAVTIMATICERTDRVMQTRIDNQKPSQRLRVTEAVCRGAVEMSEKLDVPLIVVATYGGKSAKSVRKYFPTAPILALTTNKETARQLLLVKGVIPMIVGGFTSTDDFYREGKRAALESGLAVSGDAVVMVSGALVQSGTTNTSSVHVL; from the coding sequence ATGAAAAAAACCAAAATTGTTTGTACTATCGGTCCAAAAACCGAATCAGAAGAAAAACTGACTCAACTTCTTGATGCTGGCATGAACGTCATGCGCCTCAATTTTTCTCACGGTGACTATGAAGAACATGGTCAACGTATCAAAAACCTTCGCTCTGTTTGTGCAAAAACGGGTAAACAAGCAGCTATTCTGTTAGATACTAAAGGTCCTGAAATCCGCACCATGAAATTGGAAGGTGGTAACGACGTTTCTCTCGTTGCGGGTCAAACTTTTACATTCACTACCGACACTTCAGTTGTAGGTAACAAAGATAAAGTTGCAGTGACCTATGCAGGCTTAACTTCAGATTTAAAAGTTGGTAATACTGTATTAGTTGATGATGGCTTAATTGGCATGAAAGTGACTAATGTCACTGCTACTGAAGTCGTTTGTGAAGTTTTAAATAACGGTGACCTCGGTGAGAAAAAAGGGGTTAATCTGCCAGGCGTTTCAATTGGCCTTCCAGCGTTAGCTGAAAAAGATAAAGAAGACTTAGTCTTTGGTTGCGAACAAGGTGTTGATTTTGTTGCTGCTTCTTTTATCCGTAAGCGCTCTGATGTTGAAGAAATTCGTGCTCACCTGAAAAAACATGGTGGCGAGAACATCCAAATTATTTCTAAGATTGAAAACCAAGAAGGTTTAAATAATTTTGATGAGATTTTAGAAGCTTCAGACGGCATCATGGTTGCTCGTGGTGATTTAGGCGTTGAGATCCCGGTTGATGAAGTTATTTTTGCACAAAAAATGATGATTGAAAAATGTGTCGCAGCACGCAAAGTCGTGATCACTGCAACGCAAATGTTAGATTCAATGATCAAAAACCCACGCCCTACCCGCGCAGAAGCAGGCGACGTTGCCAACGCTATTTTAGACGGCACAGACGCAGTTATGCTGTCTGGTGAAAGTGCTAAAGGTAAATATCCAGTAGAAGCCGTTACCATTATGGCAACTATCTGTGAGCGTACAGACCGTGTCATGCAAACTCGCATTGATAACCAAAAACCAAGCCAACGCTTACGTGTCACTGAAGCTGTATGTCGTGGTGCTGTGGAAATGTCTGAAAAATTAGATGTTCCATTGATCGTTGTTGCAACCTACGGTGGTAAATCGGCTAAATCTGTACGTAAATATTTCCCTACAGCACCAATCCTAGCATTGACTACCAATAAAGAAACTGCACGCCAGTTACTGTTAGTCAAAGGTGTGATCCCAATGATTGTCGGTGGTTTTACATCCACAGATGATTTTTACCGTGAAGGTAAACGCGCAGCGCTAGAAAGTGGTTTAGCGGTTTCTGGTGATGCTGTTGTGATGGTTTCTGGTGCATTAGTACAAAGCGGTACAACCAACACATCTTCAGTTCATGTACTTTAA
- a CDS encoding MATE family efflux transporter has product MQKYFTEARSLLALGIPIVLAQFSQTAMGFVDTVMAGSVSEIEMSAVAVGFSIWLPAILFGQGILMALTPIVAQMNGSGRRNLIGDQIQQGLWLALLLALGIMCLLYNSQLIISNMPHIDKELADKSVRFLHAIMWGAPGYLFYQVYRSQCEGLSKTKPGMVIGFLGLMINIPINYIFIYGHFGAPALGGVGCGVATASVYWAMCLMMRWYVKRATAQRDIRPTLSFTSPNPLILKRIIVLGTPIGLALFFEVTLFAVVALLVAPLGVVAVAGHQVALNFSSVMFMFPLSLGIAATIRVGYNLGQNSTEAAKVSSYTGIAVGLMVACFTAVLTAVFREPIAMMYNKNPEVVVLASSLMLYAAIYQLSDSVQVIGAGILRGYKDTRSIFFITFTAYWLLGLPSGYILALTDIIAPAMGPKGFWIGFIIGLSAAAVGMATRIMWIHKQTEDVILLRSAR; this is encoded by the coding sequence GTGCAGAAATATTTTACAGAAGCGCGTAGCTTGTTGGCACTTGGTATTCCTATCGTTTTAGCTCAATTTTCACAAACTGCAATGGGGTTTGTGGATACCGTTATGGCTGGAAGTGTTAGTGAAATTGAGATGTCCGCAGTTGCAGTTGGTTTTTCCATCTGGCTGCCAGCTATTCTTTTTGGCCAAGGCATTTTGATGGCGTTAACCCCAATCGTTGCACAAATGAATGGGTCAGGCCGTCGTAACTTAATTGGCGACCAAATTCAACAAGGGCTATGGTTAGCGCTACTTTTAGCCTTAGGCATTATGTGCCTTCTTTATAATAGCCAGCTTATTATTAGCAATATGCCCCATATTGATAAAGAATTGGCGGATAAGTCTGTCCGTTTTTTACATGCCATTATGTGGGGAGCACCGGGCTACTTATTTTATCAAGTGTATCGTAGCCAATGTGAAGGGCTTTCAAAAACCAAACCGGGGATGGTGATTGGTTTTCTTGGCCTAATGATTAATATTCCTATTAACTATATCTTTATTTATGGTCACTTTGGTGCACCTGCTTTAGGTGGTGTGGGTTGTGGTGTCGCCACTGCATCAGTGTATTGGGCTATGTGTCTGATGATGAGATGGTATGTGAAACGTGCTACTGCGCAGCGCGATATTCGCCCTACACTCTCTTTCACATCGCCAAATCCATTAATCTTAAAGCGAATTATCGTATTAGGTACCCCTATTGGTCTGGCACTTTTCTTTGAGGTCACTTTATTTGCTGTCGTTGCACTGCTAGTCGCCCCATTAGGTGTTGTCGCAGTAGCTGGTCACCAAGTTGCGTTGAATTTCAGTTCTGTGATGTTTATGTTCCCATTATCATTAGGAATAGCAGCAACCATTCGCGTAGGTTATAACTTAGGGCAGAACTCAACTGAAGCCGCTAAAGTTTCATCTTATACTGGTATTGCTGTTGGCTTAATGGTCGCTTGTTTTACCGCAGTTCTCACCGCGGTCTTCCGTGAGCCAATTGCGATGATGTATAACAAAAACCCAGAGGTGGTTGTTTTAGCGAGTAGTTTAATGCTATATGCCGCTATTTATCAGCTTTCAGACTCTGTGCAAGTTATTGGTGCGGGAATTTTACGTGGCTATAAAGATACACGTTCTATTTTCTTTATTACCTTCACGGCATATTGGTTACTTGGCTTACCTTCCGGTTATATCTTAGCATTAACTGATATTATCGCACCGGCCATGGGACCTAAAGGCTTTTGGATTGGCTTTATTATTGGTTTAAGCGCAGCAGCAGTAGGAATGGCGACACGGATTATGTGGATCCATAAGCAAACAGAGGATGTTATTCTACTTCGCTCTGCCCGCTAA
- a CDS encoding riboflavin synthase subunit alpha, translating into MFTGIVQATAPIIEITERANFRTHVMKFTPELLKGLETGASVAHNGCCLTVTNIDGERVSFDLIKETLRLTNLGELQEGDVVNIERAAKYGDEIGGHVVSGHIMTTAEISKIFTSEDNHQIWLSIHDKALMKYILHKGFVAIDGISLTVGDVINNRFCVHLIPETLERTTLGKKRLGDKINIEIDPQTQAIVDTVERVLNQKEQEKLLQQAEELANVAKTE; encoded by the coding sequence ATGTTTACAGGCATTGTTCAAGCGACTGCTCCTATTATTGAAATTACAGAAAGAGCCAACTTTCGAACTCATGTAATGAAATTTACCCCAGAATTACTTAAAGGTTTAGAAACAGGGGCTTCCGTTGCACATAATGGTTGTTGTTTGACGGTAACAAACATTGATGGTGAAAGAGTCAGTTTTGATCTAATCAAAGAAACTCTAAGATTAACTAACTTAGGGGAATTACAAGAAGGTGATGTTGTTAATATCGAACGCGCCGCAAAATATGGTGACGAAATTGGTGGCCATGTTGTTTCTGGGCATATTATGACAACAGCTGAAATTAGTAAAATCTTTACATCTGAAGATAACCACCAAATTTGGTTGTCAATTCATGATAAGGCTTTGATGAAATATATTTTGCATAAAGGCTTTGTGGCGATTGATGGTATCAGTTTAACGGTGGGTGATGTAATCAATAATCGGTTTTGTGTCCATCTTATCCCAGAAACATTAGAAAGAACAACACTAGGTAAAAAACGTTTGGGTGATAAAATAAATATTGAGATAGACCCTCAAACGCAGGCAATTGTTGATACGGTTGAACGCGTTTTAAATCAAAAAGAACAAGAAAAGTTATTACAGCAAGCAGAAGAGTTGGCTAATGTAGCGAAAACAGAGTGA
- a CDS encoding putative quinol monooxygenase translates to MSIVVYAQITTERTDGYLTKEIVRDLAKLSRREKGCIQYDLMAKENGYIVFEEWEDTQALEMHKNSPHFKRLVEAIERDNASFSVNFSEK, encoded by the coding sequence ATGAGTATTGTTGTGTATGCCCAAATTACAACAGAAAGGACGGATGGGTATTTAACGAAAGAAATCGTTCGTGACTTAGCAAAACTAAGCCGCCGAGAGAAAGGATGCATTCAATATGATCTTATGGCTAAAGAAAATGGTTACATTGTTTTCGAGGAATGGGAAGACACTCAGGCATTAGAGATGCATAAAAACAGCCCACATTTCAAGCGATTAGTTGAAGCAATTGAACGTGATAACGCTAGCTTTTCTGTCAATTTTAGTGAAAAATGA
- a CDS encoding helix-turn-helix transcriptional regulator: MLDCFNRTKAKKKSHFTDEILELLYRNPTKKITEIAEETGLHLRVIQKEFLKEYGITPKRYQINCRLEHVLKSMVVEPDTYRWFETGYYDQSHFYRDFKRYFTMTPSAFLKSSYSLFYNTKTKYPLR; the protein is encoded by the coding sequence TTGTTGGATTGCTTTAATAGGACAAAAGCCAAGAAAAAGTCTCATTTCACAGATGAAATTTTAGAGTTGCTATATCGTAACCCAACTAAAAAAATCACTGAAATTGCCGAAGAGACAGGTTTACACCTCCGAGTCATTCAAAAAGAGTTTTTAAAAGAATACGGTATTACGCCAAAAAGATACCAGATCAATTGCCGCTTAGAGCACGTTTTAAAAAGTATGGTAGTAGAACCAGATACCTACCGTTGGTTTGAAACAGGCTATTATGATCAATCCCACTTTTACCGTGATTTTAAAAGATACTTTACTATGACGCCGTCGGCATTTTTAAAATCGAGTTATTCGCTTTTTTACAATACAAAAACTAAGTACCCATTAAGATAG
- the punC gene encoding purine nucleoside transporter PunC: MSNTVKKNSPGFMVYLAGLSMLGFLAIDMYLPAFGAMQNTLHTSEGAISASLSIFLAGFAFAQLLWGPLSDKLGRKPVLIVGLTIFIISSLAIYWVETATQLLTLRFLQAVGVCSAAVLWQALVIDRYDEANTQKVFASIMPLVALSPALAPLLGAWVLEHQTWEAIFLILMAVGILLLLPTLFLKNVSVKTITDDSQPQAKISFSNLLSSPVFSGNVLVYASCSAGFFAWLTGSPFILRNMGFNPADIGLSYIPQTLAFIVGGYGCRILLAKIRAEALFPLLLIGYAVSMSILFIMAIYTTPSLTMILIPFCFMAAMNGASYPIAVSKALNTFPSASGKAAALQNALQLGLCFLASLLVSALPFDPLLATTGVMAVTIIPMAIGYFMQRCDKKNSQTLEQVDCQANS; this comes from the coding sequence ATGTCGAATACTGTGAAAAAAAATTCCCCTGGTTTTATGGTTTACCTTGCAGGACTTAGCATGCTAGGGTTTTTAGCCATTGATATGTATTTACCTGCATTTGGTGCTATGCAAAACACCTTGCATACATCTGAAGGCGCTATCAGTGCTTCTCTCAGTATATTTTTAGCTGGTTTTGCCTTCGCTCAACTGTTGTGGGGGCCATTATCAGACAAACTTGGCCGTAAGCCTGTGCTCATTGTGGGCTTAACTATTTTCATTATAAGTAGCTTAGCCATTTATTGGGTAGAAACCGCAACACAGCTGTTAACTCTACGTTTTTTACAGGCTGTTGGTGTCTGCTCCGCTGCGGTTTTATGGCAAGCGCTTGTTATCGACCGCTATGATGAAGCAAATACCCAAAAAGTCTTTGCTTCTATTATGCCGCTAGTCGCGCTATCCCCTGCTTTAGCGCCATTATTAGGTGCATGGGTTCTAGAGCACCAAACATGGGAAGCAATTTTCCTGATCCTAATGGCTGTGGGCATATTACTTTTATTACCAACACTCTTTTTGAAAAATGTCTCAGTTAAAACAATCACTGATGACAGCCAACCGCAGGCTAAGATTTCTTTCTCAAACTTACTCAGTTCCCCTGTTTTCAGCGGTAACGTGCTGGTTTATGCATCCTGTAGTGCGGGTTTCTTCGCTTGGTTAACAGGGTCACCTTTTATCTTACGTAACATGGGGTTCAACCCTGCTGATATTGGTCTGAGTTATATTCCACAAACTTTAGCCTTTATTGTTGGTGGATATGGCTGCCGTATTTTATTAGCAAAAATTCGTGCAGAAGCGTTATTTCCATTGTTACTGATTGGTTACGCGGTAAGCATGTCTATTTTATTCATCATGGCCATCTATACCACGCCATCATTAACCATGATATTGATCCCATTCTGCTTTATGGCGGCAATGAACGGGGCCTCTTACCCTATTGCAGTATCCAAAGCACTAAATACATTTCCTAGTGCGAGTGGTAAAGCAGCTGCGTTGCAAAATGCTTTACAGTTAGGCCTATGTTTTTTAGCAAGCCTGCTTGTTTCTGCCCTGCCCTTCGACCCATTGTTAGCCACAACTGGTGTAATGGCAGTTACAATTATCCCAATGGCTATTGGTTATTTTATGCAACGCTGTGACAAAAAAAACAGTCAAACTCTTGAGCAGGTCGACTGCCAGGCGAATTCATAA
- the punR gene encoding DNA-binding transcriptional activator PunR, with translation MWSAHALEVIDAVARTGSFSGAAEELHRVPSAISYTVKQVEEWLAVPLFERRHRDVVLTEAGAIFIKESRSVIKKMTDTRHQCQQVANGWRGQFSIAVDCIVKPQRTEQLIIDFYRHFPDIELFIHPEVFNGVWDALADGRVDVAIGATRASPIGERYSFRDMGFMPWMCVASPEHPLAKIGEKLTDDQMREYPSLCLEDTSRNLPKRDTWALDNQRRLVVPYWENGLACLVNGLCVGMVPEHRAAPLCEKGQLVELALAQPFPPSPCCLTWVENNTSPALRWLLDYLGDNETLNAEWLST, from the coding sequence ATGTGGTCTGCACATGCACTCGAAGTGATTGATGCAGTTGCTCGAACTGGGAGCTTTAGTGGTGCTGCTGAAGAATTGCACCGTGTACCTTCTGCAATCAGTTATACCGTAAAGCAAGTTGAAGAATGGCTTGCGGTTCCTCTATTTGAACGCCGACATCGTGATGTTGTTCTGACAGAAGCAGGAGCGATATTTATTAAGGAAAGCCGTTCTGTTATCAAAAAAATGACAGATACCCGGCATCAGTGCCAGCAAGTTGCAAATGGCTGGCGCGGGCAATTTAGTATTGCCGTTGATTGCATTGTTAAACCTCAAAGGACGGAACAGTTAATTATTGATTTTTATCGTCATTTTCCTGATATTGAACTTTTTATTCATCCAGAAGTGTTTAATGGAGTGTGGGATGCACTGGCTGACGGGCGCGTAGATGTTGCGATTGGTGCGACTCGAGCGTCCCCGATAGGTGAAAGATACAGTTTCCGTGATATGGGGTTTATGCCGTGGATGTGTGTCGCAAGCCCGGAACATCCATTAGCAAAAATAGGTGAAAAACTGACTGATGACCAAATGAGAGAGTATCCGAGCTTGTGCCTTGAAGATACCTCTCGTAACCTTCCCAAGCGTGATACTTGGGCACTTGATAACCAACGTCGGCTTGTCGTGCCTTACTGGGAAAATGGTCTAGCTTGTTTAGTTAACGGGTTATGCGTTGGAATGGTACCTGAGCATCGAGCAGCTCCGCTTTGTGAAAAAGGCCAATTAGTTGAGCTAGCATTAGCCCAGCCATTTCCACCCAGTCCTTGCTGTTTAACTTGGGTGGAAAATAACACATCACCCGCGCTCCGTTGGTTATTAGATTACCTTGGCGATAACGAAACGCTCAACGCAGAGTGGCTTTCAACTTAA